Proteins found in one Exiguobacterium sp. 9-2 genomic segment:
- a CDS encoding FAD-dependent oxidoreductase produces the protein MTDHIIIGGGVIGLTLAYSLACQNVSVLVLDRGTCGQGTSRAAAGMLATDIELREELHTLAARSRCLYPLLARRLTRETGIDCGYREQPFLLKQNGQEYLFPSVGQIDPRRLTTALMHVLRNRGVPIEEQVDVTRIEESNDFIRVESNTGTWTGRTVTVAAGRGSQALLDTAGISIATYGVKGECLAVRLAGQPLRSILFDDAVYLVPKADGRILIGATDLPHDETIGVSVAGVTSLLQAAERLYPPIRDAVIEEVWSGVRPQTEFGLPYIGVADSSRRIFIATGHHRHGILLAPATAEVLANTLRLILKEEVR, from the coding sequence ATGACGGATCACATCATCATCGGTGGTGGAGTCATCGGTTTGACGCTTGCTTACAGTCTCGCTTGTCAGAACGTATCCGTTCTTGTCCTTGATCGCGGAACATGCGGACAAGGGACGAGTCGGGCGGCTGCCGGGATGCTTGCGACGGACATCGAGCTGAGAGAAGAATTGCATACGCTTGCCGCGCGAAGTCGCTGTCTGTATCCGTTACTTGCGCGACGCCTCACGCGCGAGACCGGGATCGATTGTGGCTACCGGGAACAACCATTTTTATTGAAACAAAATGGGCAAGAATACTTATTTCCATCGGTCGGTCAAATCGATCCGCGACGACTAACGACTGCATTGATGCATGTCTTACGAAATCGTGGGGTACCAATCGAAGAACAGGTGGACGTCACGCGAATCGAGGAGAGTAATGATTTCATTAGGGTTGAGTCGAACACGGGAACGTGGACGGGACGAACGGTGACGGTTGCTGCCGGACGCGGGTCCCAAGCCTTGCTCGATACAGCTGGCATTTCGATTGCGACATATGGGGTCAAAGGGGAGTGTCTCGCAGTCCGTCTCGCGGGTCAGCCGTTACGCTCGATCCTGTTTGATGACGCCGTCTACCTCGTACCGAAAGCGGACGGACGGATATTGATCGGTGCGACAGACCTACCGCACGACGAGACGATCGGTGTTAGTGTCGCAGGAGTCACGTCACTGCTTCAAGCAGCAGAGCGTCTCTATCCACCGATCCGTGATGCTGTCATCGAAGAAGTCTGGTCAGGCGTACGACCACAAACAGAGTTCGGCTTGCCATATATCGGAGTCGCCGATTCATCCCGTCGGATCTTTATAGCGACGGGGCATCATCGGCATGGCATATTACTCGCACCGGCGACAGCGGAAGTCTTGGCAAACACATTACGGTTGATCCTAAAGGAGGAAGTTCGATGA
- the thiS gene encoding sulfur carrier protein ThiS — MNITINGNDHTIEQIGTIEDMLTQLGLGEKLVIVEQNRQIIDRGAYDQTVVRNNDIFEIVHFVGGG; from the coding sequence ATGAACATTACGATTAACGGCAACGACCACACCATTGAACAGATTGGGACGATTGAGGACATGCTCACGCAACTTGGCTTAGGGGAAAAACTCGTCATCGTCGAACAGAACCGACAGATCATCGACCGCGGAGCTTACGATCAAACGGTCGTTCGGAACAATGACATATTCGAAATCGTTCATTTCGTAGGAGGAGGATAA
- a CDS encoding thiazole synthase gives MLQIGEKTFESRLLLGTGKYTDATVQQEAIDASASQILTFAVRRLDLFDKQQPNFLESLDLTKYDLLPNTAGAKTAEEAVRLAKLARASGMCDMVKVEVIGCDKTLLPDPIETLRASEELLKEGFIVLPYTSDDVVLARRLEELGCHAIMPAASPIGSGQGILNPLHLKFIIEQTTVPVIVDAGIGSPTDVAYAMELGADGVLLNSAVAHAQDPVKMARAMRLAVEAGRFGYEAGRIEKKQYAVASSPTSGLIR, from the coding sequence ATGCTACAAATTGGAGAAAAGACATTCGAATCACGATTATTACTCGGAACGGGGAAATATACGGATGCTACGGTACAGCAGGAGGCCATCGATGCGTCCGCTTCACAAATCTTGACGTTCGCTGTCCGGCGGCTCGATCTCTTCGACAAACAACAACCGAATTTCTTGGAGTCGCTTGATTTAACAAAGTATGATTTACTACCGAACACGGCTGGTGCGAAGACAGCGGAAGAAGCGGTTCGGCTAGCGAAACTTGCGCGGGCATCCGGTATGTGTGACATGGTCAAGGTCGAAGTGATTGGGTGCGATAAGACATTACTACCTGACCCAATCGAGACGTTACGGGCTTCTGAAGAGTTACTTAAAGAAGGATTCATCGTCTTACCGTATACATCGGACGACGTCGTCCTTGCACGACGACTCGAGGAACTCGGCTGTCATGCCATCATGCCGGCTGCGTCACCGATCGGTTCCGGGCAAGGCATCCTCAATCCGCTCCACCTAAAGTTCATCATCGAGCAGACGACGGTGCCTGTCATCGTCGACGCTGGAATCGGTTCTCCAACTGACGTTGCCTATGCAATGGAACTGGGAGCGGATGGTGTCTTATTGAACTCCGCTGTAGCCCATGCCCAGGATCCGGTCAAGATGGCGCGCGCGATGCGACTAGCCGTCGAAGCAGGGCGCTTCGGATACGAAGCGGGACGAATCGAGAAGAAACAGTATGCAGTCGCGAGTAGTCCAACGAGTGGATTGATTCGATGA
- a CDS encoding ThiF family adenylyltransferase produces MTRYSRQTRFQPIGEAGQARFAAAKVLIIGMGALGTASAEQLVRAGVGVVRIVDRDYVEWSNLQRQQLYTEDDARHIVPKAIAAKARLEAINSTVTIEAHVLDVDRAALTWLLDDIDLIIDATDHFDIRLLMNDMALLRSIPWIYGGCVGSYGITFTVRPGETPCLQCLLDQLPRDQETCDTAGIIGPAVQMVASLQVTEALKWLSGKTDALRTRLLAFDVWSNTFQQINVQSLKQTECPSCGIEPSYPYLSNQTVRFTALCGRDAVQIRGDGQRDLEQLKQRLQPVASISAHNPYLLAFTTDEHRMVAFRDGRVLIHGEADLVKAKRLYHAYFG; encoded by the coding sequence ATGACACGTTATTCACGCCAAACTCGATTTCAACCGATCGGAGAAGCAGGACAAGCACGCTTCGCAGCAGCAAAGGTACTGATCATCGGGATGGGGGCACTCGGAACAGCATCGGCAGAACAACTCGTTCGCGCCGGTGTCGGTGTCGTCCGAATCGTCGACCGCGATTATGTCGAGTGGAGTAATCTACAACGGCAACAACTCTATACGGAGGACGATGCACGGCACATCGTACCGAAGGCGATTGCTGCAAAAGCGCGGCTTGAAGCGATTAATTCGACGGTGACGATCGAAGCACATGTATTAGATGTCGACCGGGCAGCGCTGACATGGCTTCTCGATGATATCGATCTCATCATCGATGCGACGGATCATTTCGATATTCGTTTACTGATGAACGATATGGCATTGTTGCGCTCGATTCCGTGGATTTACGGCGGCTGCGTCGGCAGTTACGGGATTACTTTCACTGTTCGTCCGGGAGAGACGCCGTGTCTGCAGTGCCTGCTCGATCAATTACCACGTGATCAGGAGACGTGTGATACGGCGGGAATCATCGGTCCAGCTGTTCAGATGGTCGCCTCTCTACAAGTGACGGAAGCGTTGAAGTGGTTGAGCGGGAAGACGGACGCGCTGCGGACACGTCTGCTTGCCTTTGACGTGTGGTCGAATACATTCCAACAAATCAACGTCCAGTCACTGAAGCAAACAGAGTGCCCCTCGTGCGGCATCGAGCCGTCTTATCCTTATTTATCGAATCAAACGGTGCGTTTCACGGCACTGTGCGGTCGCGATGCCGTTCAAATCCGTGGAGACGGGCAGCGGGATCTCGAACAATTAAAACAACGCCTCCAGCCGGTTGCGTCGATTTCCGCCCATAATCCATACTTGCTGGCGTTTACGACGGATGAGCATCGAATGGTCGCCTTTCGAGATGGTCGTGTCTTGATTCATGGCGAGGCGGATCTCGTTAAAGCAAAACGACTGTATCACGCCTATTTCGGATAA
- a CDS encoding exonuclease SbcCD subunit D: MKWIHTADWHLGKIVHGESMLGNQRAVLSEFLTLVDREQPDAIVIAGDLYDRAVPPTEAVELLDETLAALILDRDIPVIAISGNHDSAERLSFGTTLLQRAGLHLVGKLTPVIKPVAIKGVSFYPVPFADPATVRYVHNDETIKTHDDAMRTILAGCVPDGPSVLVGHAFVIGGLETDSERQLSVGTAGQVSASQFAPFTYTALGHLHNPLAIQSETVRYSGSLLKYSFSEAHHVKGVDVLTLNDTGTFDRRFEPLAPKRDLRELTGSLDELTDPAFVATQVTDDYLKINLTDGEALMDPMGKLKKIYPNILHLERIGFVRESTRAVKASREQVKDASVADLFSEFYEAVREKKPTEAMRAVLKEEATCAQND; the protein is encoded by the coding sequence ATGAAATGGATACATACTGCCGATTGGCATCTCGGTAAAATCGTTCATGGCGAGTCGATGCTCGGGAACCAACGGGCGGTCCTGAGCGAGTTTTTGACACTCGTCGATCGCGAACAACCGGATGCAATCGTCATTGCGGGTGACTTATACGACCGTGCCGTCCCGCCGACAGAAGCCGTTGAACTACTCGATGAGACGCTCGCTGCTCTGATTCTTGACCGGGACATACCGGTCATTGCGATCAGCGGAAATCATGATTCAGCCGAACGGTTAAGTTTCGGAACGACGTTACTTCAACGGGCGGGTCTACACCTTGTTGGAAAATTGACGCCGGTCATCAAGCCGGTCGCGATCAAGGGAGTATCATTTTACCCGGTGCCGTTCGCTGATCCTGCGACCGTCCGGTATGTGCACAATGATGAAACGATCAAGACACATGATGACGCAATGCGGACGATCCTTGCCGGATGTGTCCCAGACGGACCGAGTGTTCTCGTCGGTCATGCCTTTGTCATCGGTGGACTCGAGACAGATTCGGAGCGGCAATTATCCGTCGGAACGGCAGGGCAAGTTAGTGCGAGCCAGTTTGCACCGTTTACCTATACAGCACTCGGTCATTTGCACAACCCGCTTGCAATTCAATCCGAGACGGTCCGATACAGCGGATCGCTCTTGAAATATTCGTTTTCAGAAGCACATCACGTCAAAGGCGTCGATGTGTTGACGTTGAACGATACTGGTACGTTCGATCGTCGATTCGAACCGCTTGCACCAAAACGTGATTTGCGAGAACTGACTGGTAGTCTCGATGAATTGACGGATCCTGCGTTCGTTGCGACGCAAGTCACGGATGATTATTTAAAAATCAACCTGACGGACGGCGAAGCCTTGATGGATCCGATGGGCAAGCTGAAAAAAATCTATCCGAACATCCTGCACCTCGAGCGAATCGGATTCGTCCGCGAGAGTACGCGGGCGGTCAAAGCATCGCGTGAGCAGGTCAAGGATGCTTCTGTTGCGGATCTGTTCAGTGAATTTTATGAAGCAGTTCGTGAGAAGAAGCCGACGGAAGCGATGCGAGCCGTCTTGAAGGAGGAAGCGACATGCGCCCAGAACGACTGA